Sequence from the Nitrosopumilus maritimus SCM1 genome:
ACCATTAATCCACTATTATCCTGGAAGTAAAGTCTATTCAATTGCTACAACTGGATGTAATTGGCTTTGCAGATATTGTCAAAATTCTGACATCAGTCAGAGACGAGAAATTCAAGGAATTGATATGACTCCTGATCAAGTTGTTGATACTGCAATCAAGTATGGTGCTCATGGAATTGCATATACATACAATGAACCTTCCATCTTTATTGAATTTGCAAAAGATTGTGGTGTTGCTGCAAGAAAAAAAGGATTGTTTAATGTCTTTGTTTCAAATGGATATGATACTACTGAATCAGTTTCAATGATGAATCAATTTCTTGATGGGATAACCGTTGATTTCAAAGGAAGTGCAGAAAAAGAATTTACTCGAAAGTTTATTGGAGTTCCAGATCCTCAACCTATCTTTGATACTTTGTTAGAAATTCGAGATAAAACCAATATTCATATCGAAATTACTGATCTGATTGTCCCTAAAGTTGGTGATGATCTAGAACATGCAAAAAAACTTTCAAACTTTATTCTCGATGAGTTTGGACCAGAGATGCCAATTCATTTTCTACGATTTCATCCCGATTACAAAATGATGGAATATCCAAGTACTCCTGTAGAAACATTGGAAAAACATTATCAAATTGCAAAAGAAGTTGGACTAAAGTATGTGTATTTAGGAAATGTTCCTGGACACAAATGGGAGCACACGTATTGTTCTGAATGCAATAATGTTGTTGTAAATCGCTATGGCTTTAGTATTAGAGAATGGAATCTTGATAAAAACAACTGTTGCAAGTTTTGTGGAAATAAAATTCCAATAAAAGGAAAATTGCAGGAAGGATACAAAGAAGATAGATTTCAGTTTGTATCGTAGACTACTTCATAGTTCTTAATTGTCTTTCTGTATCTCTTATGAAATCCTCGTATTTCATGATTTGAGTGGTAATTCTGAATGCATTCATCTGGTCTTCATTATTTTTTGAGCCTAGGAATGGTTTTCTCAATTCCATTAGTCTTTGCTGTTCTTCTGTAGCCTTTAGAATATCATTTCTGAGATCCTCACTTGTTGCCACGCATAATATACGTGATTTTTGAATTTAAGAATTTCATCTATAAAATATCGAATTTTTCGCCAGTTTTTGCTCTATAGATTACATCTGGCTTTCTGAGGAAAATTCCTGATTCTAAGACACCAGTAGTTGCTTTGATTTTTTGTGTCAATGCCTTTGGATTTTTTATTGTTCCAAAATCACAATCTAAGATAATGTTTCCATTTTCTGTAAAAAATGGATAACCTCTATCAAGTGAACGCAATTCTGCTTTGCCTCCTAATTTCTTCATAGATTTTGATACAGAATTTCTTGCAAGTGGATGTACTTCTACTGGAACAGTTCTTGTAAAGTTTTTTACAAATTTTGTTTTGTCTGCCATTACTACAACTTTTTTTGCAAGACTGAACAAAATATTCTCTCTAAGTAAAGCTCCTCCACCTCCTTTGATTACAAATTTTTGAGAATCAATTTGATCTGCACCATCAAATACTACATCAATATGTTCTACTTGATCAGCTTCTATCAACGGAATTCCAACTTTTTCTGCAATTAGTTTGATTTGTAATGATGTTGGAACTCCTTTGATGTTGTAATTTTTTAGTTTGATTAATTTTCCAAGTGATTTAACAAGTACAGTAGCTGCTCTTCCACTACCTAAACCAACAACATAATCATCTTTTACAAATTTTAATGCATTATTTGATAATGCCGTGATGGCACCATCGTATGACAATTACTCTACCTCTGCTTGATCAAGCTTTGATAGAACTTTCATGATGTCGCCTTTAATTTTATCTAAATCATCCATGTCATCATCAACATCATCTGCTGATGTTGGTTCTGGTTTTTGTACTTCTGGTTCTGGAAGTGCTTTATGTTCTGTAATTTTGGCAA
This genomic interval carries:
- the rpiA gene encoding ribose-5-phosphate isomerase RpiA translates to MSYDGAITALSNNALKFVKDDYVVGLGSGRAATVLVKSLGKLIKLKNYNIKGVPTSLQIKLIAEKVGIPLIEADQVEHIDVVFDGADQIDSQKFVIKGGGGALLRENILFSLAKKVVVMADKTKFVKNFTRTVPVEVHPLARNSVSKSMKKLGGKAELRSLDRGYPFFTENGNIILDCDFGTIKNPKALTQKIKATTGVLESGIFLRKPDVIYRAKTGEKFDIL
- the amrS gene encoding AmmeMemoRadiSam system radical SAM enzyme, whose product is MTAILGKEAELYEKLADDKVKCTACARYCEIGKGQIGLCGIRGNEDGKLQLYAYGKVISGHVDPIEKKPLIHYYPGSKVYSIATTGCNWLCRYCQNSDISQRREIQGIDMTPDQVVDTAIKYGAHGIAYTYNEPSIFIEFAKDCGVAARKKGLFNVFVSNGYDTTESVSMMNQFLDGITVDFKGSAEKEFTRKFIGVPDPQPIFDTLLEIRDKTNIHIEITDLIVPKVGDDLEHAKKLSNFILDEFGPEMPIHFLRFHPDYKMMEYPSTPVETLEKHYQIAKEVGLKYVYLGNVPGHKWEHTYCSECNNVVVNRYGFSIREWNLDKNNCCKFCGNKIPIKGKLQEGYKEDRFQFVS